A stretch of Castanea sativa cultivar Marrone di Chiusa Pesio chromosome 2, ASM4071231v1 DNA encodes these proteins:
- the LOC142626227 gene encoding putative sugar phosphate/phosphate translocator At3g17430: MINKTLVLTYLYLLIYILLSSGVILYNKWVLSPKYFNFPLPITLTMIHMGFSGAVAFLLVRVFKVVTPVKMSFEIYATCVIPISAFFASSLWFGNTAYLHISVAFIQMLKALMPVATFVMAIVCGTDKPRCDVFLNMLLVSVGVVISSYGEIHFNVVGTLYQVTGIFAEALRLVLTQVLLQKKGLTLNPITSLYYIAPCSFVFLFVPWYLLEKPEMQVSQIQFNLWIFFSNALCALALNFSIFLVIGRTGAVTIRVAGVLKDWILIALSTVIFPESTITGLNIIGYAIALCGVVMYNYIKVKDVRASQQPAESLPERITKDWKLEKKSSDIFVPNNSSDSSRGGSGGNGAASDLNVDVEAPLLSTSRLSHIGRTHLIRDP, translated from the exons ATGATTAACAAAACGCTTGTGCTCACTTACCTTTACCTGCTAATCTACATTTTGCTTTCATCTGGGGTCATTTTGTACAACAAG TGGGTTCTGTCTCCTAAATACTTCAACTTTCCGCTACCTATAACACTTACAATGATTCACATGGGGTTTTCTGGAGCTGTCGCGTTTTTGCTTGTTCGGGTTTTCAAG GTCGTAACTCCTGTGAAAATGTCATTTGAAAT ATATGCAACATGTGTTATACCAATAAGTGCCTTCTTTGCATCAAGTCTTTG GTTTGGTAACACAGCTTACTTGCACATTTCTGTGGCCTTCATTCAGATGCTGAAAGCATTAa TGCCTGTGGCAACATTTGTCATGGCTATTGTGTGTGGCACTGACAAACCAAGGTGTGACGTATTCTTGAACATGTTGCTGGTCAGTGTTGGAGTTGTCATTTCCTCATATGGGGAGATTCATTTTAATGTAGTTGGTACACTTTACCAGGTTACGGGCATCTTTGCAGAAGCTCTCCGTCTTGTTTTAACACAAGTCCTTCTACAAAAGAAGGGCTTGACACTAAATCCCATCACCAGCTTATACTACATAGCTCCATGCAG ttttgtttttctgtttgtGCCTTGGTATTTACTGGAGAAGCCTGAGATGCAAGTTTCACAGATTCAGTTCAACTTATGGATCTTTTTCTCAAATGCTCTTTGCGCGTTGGCCCTGAACTTCTCCATTTTCTTAGTAATTGGTAGAACAGGAGCAGTTACCATTCGGGTTGCTGGCGTTCTGAAAGACTGGATATTGATAGCCCTTTCAACTGTCATATTTCCAGAGTCCACAATAACAGGGCTGAATATAATTGGCTATGCAATTG CCTTATGCGGTGTTGTCATGTACAATTACATAAAGGTCAAGGATGTTCGAGCATCTCAACAACCTGCTGAAAGTCTTCCTGAAAGAATTACAAAG GATTGGAAGTTGGAGAAGAAGTCATCTGATATTTTTGTGCCAAATAATAGCAGTGATAGCAGCAGGGGAGGCAGTGGAGGAAATGGTGCTGCATCCGATTTGAATGTTGATGTAGAAGCACCTCTACTTTCAACGTCAAGGTTATCTCATATCGGACGTACGCATCTCATTCGTGATCCATAA
- the LOC142625662 gene encoding putative plant SNARE 13, translating into MAADLPMSPQLEQIHGEIRDNFRALANGFQRLDKIKDSNRQSKQLEELTVKMRECKRLIKEFDRELKDEEGRNPPEVNKQLNDEKQSMIKELNSYVALRKTYMSTLGNKKVELFDMGAGVSEPTADDNFQVASAMSNQELVNAGMKTMDETDQTIERTKKVVEQTIEVGTETAVQLKGQTEQMGRIVNELDTINFSIKKASQLVKEIGRQVATDKCIMLFLLLIVCGVIAIIVVKIVNPNNKNIRAIPGLAPPAPTRRLLYLRDAEYFN; encoded by the exons ATGGCGGCCGACTTGCCGATGAGCCCTCAGTTGGAGCAGATCCACGGTGAAATCCGCGATAATTTCCGTGCCTTAGC AAATGGCTTCCAAAGACTGGATAAGATCAAAGACTCCAATAGACAAAGTAAACAACTGGAGGAACTTACAGTAAAGATGAGGGAGTGTAAAAG ATTAATCAAGGAGTTTGATCGTGAACTTAAAGATGAGGAAGGCAGAAATCCTCCTGAGGTTAATAAGCAACTCAATGATGAGAAGCAATCTATG ATCAAAGAGCTGAATTCATATGTGGCATTGAGAAAAAC GTATATGAGTACCCTTGGTAATAAGAAAGTGGAGCTCTTTGATATGGGAGCAGGAGTTAGTGAACCTACAGCTGATGACAATTTTCAAGTAGCATCAG CAATGTCAAATCAAGAACTTGTCAATGCTGGAATGAAGACAATGGATGAGACTGATCAAACCATTGAACGCACTAAAAAG GTTGTTGAACAAACAATTGAAGTGGGAACTGAAACTGCTGTTCAATTAAAGGGTCAA ACTGAACAAATGGGCCGTATTGTTAATGAGCTGGATACAATTAACTTCTCAATTAAGAAGGCCTCCCAGCTTGTGAAGGAGATTGGTAGGCAG gTGGCTACAGATAAGTGCATCATGCTTTTTCTATTACTTATTGTCTGTGGTGTAATAGCCATTATTGTTGTCAAG ATTGTGAACCCCAATAACAAAAACATCAGGGCCATACCAGGATTGGCACCTCCAGCTCCCACAAGGAGGCTTTTATATCTGAGGGATGCAGAATACTTCAATTAG